One region of Carya illinoinensis cultivar Pawnee chromosome 8, C.illinoinensisPawnee_v1, whole genome shotgun sequence genomic DNA includes:
- the LOC122319267 gene encoding transcription factor UPBEAT1 has product MGVSPVQSLLVALNMAGSMPQGNGQSCSANGCLGSKVVEVQAAKRRWQGKKQRMARKYARHVRSKKDSARILMMKKTARLGRSRKHANNGIGKRVRTLKKLIPNGESIGNLDGLFRETAYYILSLQMRVTVMQTVVNVLTNSDE; this is encoded by the coding sequence ATGGGAGTTTCTCCAGTACAGTCCCTACTTGTTGCCCTTAATATGGCGGGGAGTATGCCCCAAGGAAATGGGCAAAGTTGCAGTGCAAATGGGTGTTTGGGGAGCAAAGTAGTGGAAGTCCAAGCTGCCAAGAGAAGATGGCAAGGGAAGAAGCAAAGGATGGCTAGGAAATATGCAAGACATGTCAGAAGCAAAAAGGATTCGGCCAGGATCTTGATGATGAAGAAGACAGCACGCCTAGGACGTTCAAGGAAGCATGCAAATAATGGGATTGGGAAAAGGGTTAGAACCTTGAAGAAGCTCATTCCAAACGGCGAATCCATAGGTAATTTGGATGGGCTTTTCAGAGAGACGGCTTATTACATTTTGTCATTACAGATGAGAGTGACAGTTATGCAGACTGTGGTTAATGTATTAACAAATTCTGACGAGTGA